A stretch of DNA from Atribacteraceae bacterium:
AAGACCCGGGCTAATCCAGAGATCAGGCCGATTATGCAGCCTATGGCGATCGAGAAGGCAGTTACCCGGATGGTCGTAGTCGCCAATTAACAGAGACGGAATTGCTCTAAAAAGTGCAGAAAAATCAAAGGTCAAACGCATCCTGTGGAAAGATTGTGCGGGTTTCTTCTAAAACATCCTGATATCCTACCCTTCTCAATAAAGCAGGGTATCATAAAAAACACGGGAAAAAGCCCTAATTTTTGCAAGGGTTGTTTCCCGTGCGGCGTCATCGATCTATTTTCCTAATTATCGGTTGCTTTATTATTCAGCAAACCATTTCTGATAGATTATCTTTTCGCACAGCAATGGCTTGGGAAGTAATCAGATAAGGATCGCTCATTTCTTTCGATTTCAAGCGTTCTTCAGTCATTGAGGTCGCGGAAATGATCACGTCGAACTTTTTCGTATCCAAAGCCGGAAAAATACCGTCCCATGCGGTATCGATAAAAACCGCTCCCACTCTAAGTTCTTTTCATAATGCCTCACCATACGAAACCGGTTGCCGGCTTCAGCCGAGAGAGGTTCTCCGAGATTGGTTTTCGAAACGGGTATACTCGTCCAAAAAGATCAGCTCGACGGTGCCAAC
This window harbors:
- a CDS encoding transporter substrate-binding domain-containing protein, which produces MGAVFIDTAWDGIFPALDTKKFDVIISATSMTEERLKSKEMSDPYLITSQAIAVRKDNLSEMVC